The following DNA comes from Corynebacterium urogenitale.
GGCTCTCCATCCGGCACGCTGGTCGGGGAGATCAATAACATCCTCGCCCCAATCCAAGGAGCAGGTGAGATTGAAGCTGGTGTGGCTAACCAGATTGAGGCCGCAACCGGTATCAACGTTCCACTGACCACTGACTTCCTCATGCTGCTGCTTGGTGTGGCGGGCGGTCGCATCGGGCCGGAGGTCATCCTGGATCAGGGAGCAGCGCAATTCGAGGGCCTTGCCAACGACCCGGAGGCTGCCGCTGGATCTTTGACTGCCGCAGCACCGGAAGGTGGCAACGGCTCCGTCGCAGGAGCGCAGCAAGTGCTGTCCGCCATCATGGCGATCACCGGTGCGCTGCGCGATCTCAACGCTTCCGGCAAGGAGGTGCCGATCGATGCGCTTACCGCGTTGGTGGGCAATTCCGGTGAGGTCAATGTTGGCCAGCTGCTGGGCATTCTTCAGACCTTCGGTGGCACCCAGAACTGGTCCGCCAAGTTGGAAAACGGTGAGGTTCCGGCAGATCCGAATGCACTGCAGCAGCTCTCGGAAGCTGCTGGTGACGTGAATGCCGCCCCAGCTGGCACCCCATTGCCGCCGGAGGCAGTCCAGAGCGCGCTGGCCGGAATGACCCAGGGTGCGCCGGGCGCACCAGCCGGTGACGGTGCAGCTGCTCCAGCACCAGGCGCGCCTGAAGCTCCATCTGCAGACGCTGGCTTCGGCACCCCAGGCCAGTAGATGCCAACAATCCGTTCGTTATAGCCAAAAGAGCGCTTCCTCACGGGAAGCGAACTTCGTTCCGCAAACGCACGGACACGAACCCAAGGGCCGATCCTCATTCTGAGGATTGGCCCTCTTGTCGTCTGTACGGGCAACCCCCTACAGCCAAGCACGCATGAAAAAACCCACCGGTGCGGCACCAGTGGGTTAACGGTTGACGCGGAGGCTCAGCCCCCAGCGCCTACTACTCAGCCATGTACTTCATCGGTCCTGGGTAGTAGGTTCCTAGCTCGGTGGTGCTGGTTTCCGTCAGCTCAGCTGGCTTCGGGCGCTCACCACGGGCATTCGGTACGGTCTCTAGGCGGTCGAACACGCCCCAGTCGCGCTGCCAGTCACCCTTCAAGTAGGTCGGCAGCTCGGTGGACTGGGAAGTCATCTCGGTCAGACCCACAGAACCACCGCCGAGGTAATCCATCACGCCACTGTGTACGCGGCGTCCGCCGTGATCAGGGGAGATGCGGTACTCGGCCACCTCGGCCACGCCGGCGTAGTGGTCGTAGTTGCGCTGGCAAGGGAACTGGAAGGCGACGGACCAGTCGAGGAGGCCCGGTGCGTCATCACCAATTTCTGCCGGGATGTAATCGTTCATGCTCACCATCTGTGGCGCACGTGGTGGCGTGATGGCCAGCCACTGGTCCGGCGTGAGGTTCGTATCGATCGCGCGGATGCGGATCACGTTCGCGCCTTCAGGGATAGCATCCTTCGGCACACGCATGTTGCGCCATTCCGGCCCGGTGCCAATGTCGAGGGGCTGGTATTCGCCGATCATCTCGTAGTTGTCACCTTCGCCGCGGCCGAACTCGACCTTGAGCTCCTGACCGTACTGGAACACACCATTCATGTCGTCGTGCGCCACCTTGCCGGCAGCGGAGAAGACGATGAGTGGCTGGTCCTCGCCCATCTCTGGAATTTCGTACCAGTCAGTAATGGTGCGCGCTGGCACCTGCAGGCCTTCGCGGAAGGATCCGACGACCGGCACCTGCTGGTTATCCAGGAAGAACGGAAGCTTGGCGTAGGAACCGTTAATACCTCGATCGGATGCCACGCCGCCCTGCGTGCCGGATTCGTTAGCGTCCTCGTCTGTCGTCTCCTGGTTCTGATCCGACGCCACGTCCTCGCCCTGCGAACCGGTGGTCGAAGCATCGGAGGAATCGTTGGTCGTGGAGTCCCCGTTGCTGCCTGTGCTGGATCTGCTGGTGGAGTCCGAGCTACCGCTAGCCCCTGCACCATCTGCGCGCACGGACGTTTGCGGCATGGAGGAGGAAGAGGTGTTGTCCACGCCGGGGTCAATACGCGTTGGGATGTTGTTCGGTTCGAATCCTCGCGAATCGTCATTGACGAGGGAGTCCTTGAGCTCGCCTCCGCCTGCGACCGCGAGGAAGGAATCGTTCGTGTTGGTTTCCACGAGGACGTCGGAGGCCATGTTGCAGGTATTCCCAGTGAGGCTCACCAGGTTACCCTTGCCGATGGAGTACGCCGGCCACTGGGAGATAAAGCCCTTGCCCAGGGAGAGCATGGAGAAGACCACAACGAGGGCTGTGAGGACACCGATGGGGGCTGCGGCGATGCCTTGGAAGCGCAGCGTACGGCGGCGTTCCTCGGCGTCGATTTCCCGCCGTTCCGACTTGGTCTCCGCACGGGCGGTCTTGAACTCCGTGAGGTAGCCCACGAGGACACCCCAGACGAGCACCAGCAGAGAGATGCCAAGCATCACGGTGGAGGCCTCGATACCAGCCAACTGGATTGGCTTATCCCACCATGGGACGCCGAAGCTGCCGATGTACCACCAGCCGTTCGTTCCGGCGAGGGTGAAGCTGAACAGCATCAGCGTAGCGCCGATGAACAGCACCCTGTTGCGCCGGGATGAAAGGGAAATGTGGGAGGCGGCGACGGCCGCAAGACCCATGAGTGCGGCACCGACACCAGCGTAGACACCGAAGTGGTGAGTCCACTTCGTCGGCGTGAACGTCATAAAGAACATCGTGCCGATGATCACCAGCACCAGGCGGGTGGATGGGCCCTTCGTGGCGCCTGGCACGCGGCCGTTGCGCAGCATAGAGGCGATGACCACGCCGAAACTGAAGAACATCATCATGACGATGAAGCGGCGGGTGAAGGAACCGTCGATGCTCTGCTCCAGCAAGCTGGTGTAACGAATGTACTCGTCGTACCAGGCTACGGAAGGGCCAATCGCACCACGGACGCTGATGGCCTCCAGCACAGAGCGCAGAGTCTGGTCGCCGAACACGCCGATGAGAATTGCCGTGCCAGCGGCGAGGAAAGGTGCGATCTGGGCGAACATGCCGGTGAATACGGCGCCCTTGGAGCTGCCCTTCTCTGCGCCGAGCAGTGGCAGGCGGCGGATCGCAATGCGCACGATGGCTCCCAGGGAGACCAGCAGCGCCGCGACGGCCATGAGGCCGGTCGGGCCGGCACCCAGCGCCAAGGTGGCAATGATCGTACCGATCGCTGCCGGAAGTAGACGGTGGGTGGCGATGGCGCGCTCGAAGGAAACCCATGCCAGCAGAGAGGTCATGGCGATGATCGGCTCTGGGCGGGCGCCGTTGTTGTAGGTCATCCAGAACGCCAGGAATGCGGCGGCCATTGTCCAGTGCGCGACCTTGCGCTGGTTGATCTTCGTTCCCAAGCGCGGGAGGACCTCGCGCGAGAGGATCAACCAGGTGATGATTCCTGCAATCAGGCCGGGGAGGCGGATCCAGATGGATGCGGTGGAAACCTTCGTCATCAGGGCCAGCAGGTCGTAGAATGGGAATCCGAATGGGGATTCCGGAACGCCGTGCCAGCGGTAGTAGTTGGCCATGTAGCCCGAGGCATCCGCCAGGCGGGCCATCGACAGGATGTAGCCATCATCGGCTGTGTTGGCGCCAATGAAGTACCACCCCAGCAGGAACACGCCCACCACCGAGTCAATTGGGCGCAGCTTCCACCAACGTGCCGGGAGGATGCGGTTGGACTTGCGCCCATCGAGGGAATCGATGCGGTGCAAAGTCCACAGGGAGATGACGGTCATGATGACTCCCAGGATCATCGCGAGCGTCTTGAGAATGGTCGGGGTGGAGGTGAAGCGTGAATCCACGGTCACCTTCGCCTCCACGCCTGCGTCCTTGGCGCTTTGGAAGGTTTCCGGTGTATTGGCGATTTCGGAGTAGATGCCGGTCACCATCGGGCGAATGTCGTCGTTGATGGTGCTATCCAGTGGTTCACCATTGGCATTGGTGGCATCCGGAACCCAGACGCGCGTCGACTCGAAGGTGGAGGTGATGCGCAATACAGCATCATCCGGGAGCTGACGCAGCGTGTCCTTATCTATGGACAGCGGTACAACATTGCGGATGACCACGTCGACTGTTCTGTCAGTGGAACGGACGAAGAGGCCTCGCAGCGTTGCTTGGGCGCTATCTTCAGGAACGGTGGACAGCGCGGTCGTTTCGCCGGGGTTGAGCTTCTGGATCTCCTTGACGGGCAGGGTCATGTCAATGTCCTGCGGAGTGTAGGAGATCAGTGGCGCGGTAACGCTCGTGAGATCGTCACCCTGCGGCCAGCTG
Coding sequences within:
- a CDS encoding arabinosyltransferase domain-containing protein, whose translation is MGFILFCLTPILPVKQTHAEFSWPQGDDLTSVTAPLISYTPQDIDMTLPVKEIQKLNPGETTALSTVPEDSAQATLRGLFVRSTDRTVDVVIRNVVPLSIDKDTLRQLPDDAVLRITSTFESTRVWVPDATNANGEPLDSTINDDIRPMVTGIYSEIANTPETFQSAKDAGVEAKVTVDSRFTSTPTILKTLAMILGVIMTVISLWTLHRIDSLDGRKSNRILPARWWKLRPIDSVVGVFLLGWYFIGANTADDGYILSMARLADASGYMANYYRWHGVPESPFGFPFYDLLALMTKVSTASIWIRLPGLIAGIITWLILSREVLPRLGTKINQRKVAHWTMAAAFLAFWMTYNNGARPEPIIAMTSLLAWVSFERAIATHRLLPAAIGTIIATLALGAGPTGLMAVAALLVSLGAIVRIAIRRLPLLGAEKGSSKGAVFTGMFAQIAPFLAAGTAILIGVFGDQTLRSVLEAISVRGAIGPSVAWYDEYIRYTSLLEQSIDGSFTRRFIVMMMFFSFGVVIASMLRNGRVPGATKGPSTRLVLVIIGTMFFMTFTPTKWTHHFGVYAGVGAALMGLAAVAASHISLSSRRNRVLFIGATLMLFSFTLAGTNGWWYIGSFGVPWWDKPIQLAGIEASTVMLGISLLVLVWGVLVGYLTEFKTARAETKSERREIDAEERRRTLRFQGIAAAPIGVLTALVVVFSMLSLGKGFISQWPAYSIGKGNLVSLTGNTCNMASDVLVETNTNDSFLAVAGGGELKDSLVNDDSRGFEPNNIPTRIDPGVDNTSSSSMPQTSVRADGAGASGSSDSTSRSSTGSNGDSTTNDSSDASTTGSQGEDVASDQNQETTDEDANESGTQGGVASDRGINGSYAKLPFFLDNQQVPVVGSFREGLQVPARTITDWYEIPEMGEDQPLIVFSAAGKVAHDDMNGVFQYGQELKVEFGRGEGDNYEMIGEYQPLDIGTGPEWRNMRVPKDAIPEGANVIRIRAIDTNLTPDQWLAITPPRAPQMVSMNDYIPAEIGDDAPGLLDWSVAFQFPCQRNYDHYAGVAEVAEYRISPDHGGRRVHSGVMDYLGGGSVGLTEMTSQSTELPTYLKGDWQRDWGVFDRLETVPNARGERPKPAELTETSTTELGTYYPGPMKYMAE